The proteins below are encoded in one region of Reichenbachiella sp. 5M10:
- a CDS encoding PAS domain-containing protein, whose protein sequence is MKDESIANADYILDHFPDAWCRLDEQGKVLQSSPRLSTEYGVDLGESDARKLGDILGNTKGFSVLHRDTLKLGNVHVRVLDIRNGNGQVFTVSVSASRIQNGAGHKEVLVSIRNLTDQIDSIRSERDSFLNFVDVINSSLDGMLIINLGTQRIIEANDMALSIIGYDLEEVGNIPLDRATFTEPEEFEYFLTLLKSQGDVRFERKVLHKSGDFIDLEVSARMMHVGDGQLFQCNIRDITLKKRLYKIEKLKERILTMKEVGRGVDDILSKICSDLELICLRSGFAYVSFGDDEYPWVFGEDSRLPQEFQEYLQQYVGGEMDLLKRQNFNVEMTDFWSALDVAYMGVPVLYQHWSLFTVFSGKGCVGALAVFGESSRLAPEEELESLGQLVHILGNALYKIEQEQELQVSENRYRELVDHSPMAIGIYQHGRVVFGNPQFYEVLRFSPDAEVTLEDLAALVTEGDKVLAEEIVLVIQTQGHSPITEITFKYADGEEFTLMLQGTIVSYQGEDAVQFVFYDISERKQFEIKLKESRTQFELAVQGSAAGIWDHYDLKTGQMWWSPRVYELIGYEQEEIDSTLQSFIALIHPVDRLRLKGVLEANDKTGGRYELEYRLLTKSGEYKWFYGSGQTQRDEKGEVVRRVGTLIDIDARKRVEQEIIEREQLLNTTGMVGKVGGWQLTAQDRQLTWTDQVYIINGMDIGLPITYEQALDLYSEEDHRRIASAVEACFLGEPFELTIRVENIKGRQKWLELSGIPIYEGDEVVKLVGAQRDLTHHIHQIEGIRQNEQKLKNANQLAQLGNWEWRIATDDYYWSEEMYRILGVDRSLRPSMQLLEDALHAESVVEFYNVIHNSLSDDPPVKAELTLSHGEANERRYMSIRAVNERDEHGRIIKVLGTVQDITDQKIVELDRNRQNLYSKVILELNAVGPRANNAWYLSNEYCLSLIGQLGFDWVWLAEQKDIDQVGFQPVVYQKSDKVNMRELNKDGAQFYQTSLLAQAYRDNEMKVVTNLEMYTGEDSWVTAMQKHGFQSYISLPYSEGNEVKGTINLYSKEAVKLDASFETFLYQLAHDYGNGLYALELQRNRDELNEHNKVLIDSLDVVSVSYDVNTGKIAVFGNTNNLVGYEQETFVEMVKEGKKYIHPNDLSMLNTELQKSQSAGGYFDVDFRVKRHDNRTVWVNSRGKVYWQGHVIRRVVGILINMDERKQDEIDQVKAQIKIRDNERMRIARALHDSLGQTLTIACMSLDAISKDIEQLEEDRQELYHDAYNLLNDAIEESRTISHNLMPSLLMDFGLVKSIRSDVSKLNKSDKIFFDFEYDEACDRRFDQEVEINLYNISREAVTNILKHSQATEAKIALHGSDNVLTLTIQDNGVGMDTSKAKNKDGLGLGSIERRAIIIGGELYMSGTNGCTIRVELEMNR, encoded by the coding sequence ATGAAAGACGAATCTATAGCCAATGCCGACTACATTTTAGACCATTTTCCTGATGCTTGGTGTCGCCTAGATGAGCAAGGTAAAGTGCTCCAGTCTAGTCCCAGATTGAGTACCGAATATGGAGTGGATTTGGGAGAGTCTGACGCTCGAAAATTGGGAGATATTTTGGGCAATACCAAAGGGTTTTCGGTGCTCCACCGCGACACGCTCAAGCTGGGTAATGTCCATGTCCGGGTGCTGGATATTCGTAACGGTAACGGACAGGTTTTTACCGTCTCGGTGAGTGCTTCGAGGATTCAAAATGGTGCAGGGCATAAGGAGGTTTTGGTAAGCATCCGCAACCTGACAGATCAGATAGATTCTATCCGATCGGAGCGCGATAGTTTTCTCAATTTTGTCGATGTAATCAACTCCAGTCTTGATGGGATGTTGATCATCAACTTGGGAACTCAGCGAATCATAGAGGCCAACGATATGGCTTTGTCGATCATTGGGTATGACTTAGAAGAGGTCGGAAATATTCCTTTGGATCGAGCGACATTTACAGAGCCAGAGGAGTTCGAGTACTTCTTGACTTTGCTCAAGTCTCAGGGGGATGTGAGGTTCGAACGAAAGGTCCTGCACAAGTCGGGAGACTTCATAGATTTGGAAGTGTCGGCTCGGATGATGCATGTCGGAGATGGTCAGTTGTTTCAGTGCAATATCCGTGACATCACACTCAAAAAGCGACTCTACAAGATTGAAAAACTCAAAGAGCGGATCTTGACTATGAAAGAAGTCGGGCGTGGAGTGGACGATATCTTGAGCAAAATTTGCAGCGATTTGGAACTGATATGTTTGCGATCGGGTTTTGCATATGTTTCGTTTGGAGACGATGAGTATCCATGGGTTTTTGGCGAGGATTCTCGTCTTCCGCAGGAGTTTCAAGAGTATCTTCAGCAGTATGTAGGAGGAGAGATGGATCTGCTCAAACGTCAAAATTTCAATGTTGAGATGACTGATTTTTGGAGTGCTCTTGATGTCGCGTACATGGGAGTGCCCGTATTGTACCAGCACTGGAGTTTGTTCACAGTGTTTAGTGGCAAAGGGTGTGTTGGAGCGTTGGCAGTATTTGGAGAATCGTCAAGGCTGGCCCCCGAGGAGGAGCTGGAGAGTTTGGGACAGTTGGTCCATATTTTGGGCAATGCCCTCTACAAAATCGAACAGGAGCAGGAGCTACAAGTCAGTGAAAATAGATACCGGGAGTTGGTGGATCATTCACCTATGGCCATAGGGATATACCAGCACGGTCGGGTAGTATTTGGTAATCCACAGTTCTATGAGGTTCTTCGATTTTCACCGGATGCCGAAGTGACATTAGAAGATCTGGCCGCCTTGGTGACAGAAGGTGACAAGGTCCTGGCAGAAGAGATCGTGTTGGTCATACAGACTCAGGGGCATTCGCCAATCACCGAGATTACCTTCAAGTATGCCGATGGGGAGGAGTTTACACTGATGCTGCAAGGGACCATTGTTTCTTACCAAGGTGAAGATGCTGTCCAGTTCGTGTTTTATGATATTTCTGAGCGAAAGCAATTTGAGATCAAACTCAAAGAAAGTCGGACGCAGTTTGAGCTGGCCGTGCAAGGTTCTGCTGCAGGGATCTGGGATCACTATGACCTCAAGACTGGACAGATGTGGTGGTCCCCACGTGTCTATGAGTTGATTGGATATGAGCAGGAAGAGATAGACTCTACCTTACAATCTTTCATTGCCCTGATTCACCCTGTAGATCGCCTGCGTCTAAAAGGTGTACTAGAAGCAAACGACAAGACGGGAGGACGCTATGAACTAGAGTATAGACTCCTGACAAAGTCGGGAGAGTACAAGTGGTTTTATGGAAGTGGACAGACGCAGCGAGACGAAAAGGGTGAAGTGGTACGTAGAGTGGGTACACTCATCGATATCGATGCACGCAAGCGTGTGGAACAAGAGATCATCGAGCGTGAGCAGTTGCTCAATACGACGGGTATGGTGGGCAAAGTAGGAGGTTGGCAACTGACCGCCCAAGATAGGCAATTGACTTGGACGGATCAAGTCTATATCATCAACGGCATGGATATAGGATTGCCGATTACATATGAGCAGGCATTGGACTTGTACTCCGAAGAGGATCATAGGAGGATTGCTAGTGCGGTAGAGGCTTGTTTTTTGGGAGAGCCCTTCGAGCTGACCATTCGGGTCGAAAACATCAAAGGCAGGCAGAAATGGCTAGAATTGTCTGGTATCCCAATATACGAAGGAGACGAAGTAGTCAAACTCGTCGGTGCACAGCGCGATTTGACGCATCACATTCATCAGATAGAAGGCATTCGCCAAAATGAACAAAAGCTAAAAAATGCGAATCAACTTGCACAGTTGGGCAATTGGGAGTGGAGGATTGCTACGGATGATTACTATTGGTCAGAGGAGATGTACCGAATCCTCGGGGTAGACCGATCCCTCCGGCCTTCGATGCAGTTGCTGGAGGATGCATTGCATGCTGAGTCGGTGGTGGAGTTTTACAATGTGATACACAACTCTCTAAGTGATGACCCCCCAGTCAAAGCGGAACTGACGCTGAGTCATGGGGAAGCCAACGAACGGCGTTATATGTCGATACGAGCAGTGAATGAGCGTGACGAGCATGGTCGAATCATCAAGGTGCTGGGAACTGTGCAGGATATCACTGATCAGAAGATTGTCGAGCTGGACCGCAACAGACAAAACCTCTACAGCAAAGTGATACTTGAGCTCAATGCAGTAGGACCTAGAGCCAACAATGCGTGGTATTTGTCCAATGAGTATTGCCTTTCACTGATTGGGCAGTTGGGGTTTGACTGGGTTTGGCTCGCTGAGCAAAAAGATATAGATCAGGTAGGTTTTCAACCTGTCGTGTACCAAAAAAGTGATAAGGTAAACATGCGGGAGCTCAATAAGGACGGAGCGCAGTTTTATCAGACAAGCCTTTTGGCGCAAGCCTACAGGGACAATGAAATGAAAGTCGTGACGAACCTTGAAATGTATACGGGTGAAGATTCGTGGGTCACGGCGATGCAGAAGCACGGATTTCAGAGTTACATCTCCTTGCCGTATTCGGAAGGCAATGAGGTCAAGGGGACGATCAATTTGTACAGCAAAGAGGCTGTGAAGCTGGATGCATCGTTTGAGACGTTCCTCTACCAATTGGCCCATGACTATGGCAATGGACTCTATGCACTCGAGCTCCAGCGCAATCGCGATGAACTCAATGAACACAACAAAGTACTGATTGATTCGCTAGACGTGGTTTCGGTCAGTTATGATGTCAATACCGGCAAGATCGCTGTATTTGGAAACACCAATAATCTGGTGGGCTATGAGCAGGAAACCTTTGTGGAGATGGTGAAAGAAGGGAAAAAGTACATTCATCCCAATGACCTAAGTATGCTCAATACAGAACTACAAAAATCGCAAAGTGCGGGAGGGTATTTTGATGTAGATTTTAGAGTGAAGCGCCATGACAACCGCACCGTATGGGTCAACTCCAGAGGTAAGGTCTACTGGCAGGGGCATGTCATAAGGAGGGTAGTGGGGATCCTCATCAACATGGATGAGCGCAAACAAGATGAAATCGATCAGGTCAAGGCACAGATCAAAATCAGGGACAATGAGCGTATGCGTATCGCTCGAGCCTTGCATGATAGTCTGGGACAGACCTTGACCATAGCGTGCATGAGTTTAGATGCCATATCCAAGGATATCGAGCAACTGGAAGAGGATCGACAGGAGCTGTACCATGATGCTTACAATCTACTCAATGATGCGATTGAAGAGTCACGTACGATTTCGCACAACTTGATGCCGTCATTGCTCATGGATTTTGGACTTGTCAAGTCCATCAGGTCGGACGTGAGCAAGCTCAATAAATCAGACAAGATTTTCTTTGATTTTGAATATGACGAGGCGTGTGACAGACGCTTTGATCAAGAGGTGGAGATCAACCTCTACAACATTAGCCGGGAGGCTGTCACCAACATCCTGAAACATTCGCAGGCAACCGAAGCGAAGATCGCATTGCATGGATCGGACAATGTTCTCACTCTGACTATACAGGACAATGGGGTAGGTATGGATACGTCCAAAGCCAAAAACAAAGACGGGCTTGGATTGGGTAGCATAGAGCGACGTGCCATCATCATCGGGGGAGAGCTCTACATGTCAGGTACGAATGGGTGTACGATTCGTGTCGAGCTTGAAATGAACCGCTGA
- a CDS encoding lipid asymmetry maintenance protein MlaB, producing MATAESEIPNPQVPEAVSPIKIVLEPIKNNDDGITIYLEGQLTINHVEEIQRKVELAMSQFGTVRIVLQAVEMIDLSVVQLFFYLTRLAIEDDNDLSFEHDLSETSTTRIVDAGLAIYPNLA from the coding sequence ATGGCTACAGCAGAAAGCGAAATACCTAATCCACAGGTCCCCGAAGCAGTATCCCCTATCAAGATTGTACTGGAACCCATCAAAAACAACGATGACGGGATCACCATCTATCTCGAAGGGCAATTGACTATCAATCATGTCGAGGAGATCCAGCGCAAAGTGGAGTTGGCAATGAGTCAGTTTGGTACGGTACGCATCGTACTTCAAGCTGTAGAGATGATTGATTTGTCGGTAGTACAGTTGTTTTTTTACCTGACACGGCTGGCGATCGAGGATGACAATGACCTGAGTTTCGAACATGACTTGTCAGAAACATCTACTACACGCATAGTAGATGCTGGATTAGCCATTTACCCCAACCTAGCATAA
- a CDS encoding heavy metal translocating P-type ATPase has translation MIREYHISGMTCGGCQSHVQAALSQVQDVTDVSVDLIRKTASVASDQEIALESLQAALEGSIYGIQHEAVPEELAPLPVIKKQPAKFSTGIYYCPMHCEGEKTYDREGDCPVCGMDLIEEAKPQLSQATAYTCPMHPEVVKGEPGACPTCGMDLVPKEADVSEEDRAYQKLKKKFRISCAFTIPIFLIAMSDMIPDNPVLDVISARMWGWVQLAFSLPVVFYATWMFFVRAYRSLVTWRLNMFTLVGVGAGVAWLFSVVGLLFPEVFPMQFKTAEGVVHLYFEAATVILTLVLLGQLLEARAHSKTNAAVKQLLNLAPHQAIRVENGKETIISIDAIKVGDHLRVKPGDKVPVDGYLIEGSSTLDESMITGEPIPVDKVVDDLVSSGTINGKGAFVMKAEKVGADTLLSQIIAMVNSASRSKAPIQRLADRISGYFVPIVIGASVLTFLVWALIGPEPRLVYAFVNAIAVLIIACPCALGLATPMSVMVGVGKGAELGVLIKNAEALERMNQVDTLIIDKTGTVTEGRPSVEQVVGSTKYSEQEVLAFLSSVNQSSEHPLAEAILGYAKERGVASQHVHGFESITGMGVKATLEGKVVLIGNEKMMGTAAVDCPDALMEAAQKQQRKGKTVPLVAVDGLLVGYVVITDAIKKNSRQIIADLQALSMNVIMMTGDNIHTAEAVAKQLELDDFIADCLPQDKHDKVQKLQRQGRVVAMAGDGINDAPALARADVGIAMGTGTDVAMQSAGITLVKGDLQGIVRAKQLSQYVLANIRQNLFFALGYNILGVPIAAGVLFPIFGILLSPMLAAAAMSFSSVSVISNALRLRRKAIK, from the coding sequence ATGATTAGAGAATATCACATATCCGGAATGACATGTGGAGGATGCCAGTCCCATGTGCAAGCTGCACTGTCTCAGGTGCAAGACGTGACAGATGTCAGTGTCGATTTGATTCGTAAAACTGCTTCGGTTGCTTCAGATCAGGAGATCGCTCTAGAGAGCCTACAGGCTGCACTGGAGGGCTCAATATATGGTATACAGCACGAGGCAGTGCCAGAGGAATTGGCGCCTTTGCCTGTGATCAAGAAGCAACCAGCAAAATTCAGTACGGGCATATACTATTGTCCCATGCATTGCGAAGGAGAGAAAACTTATGATCGGGAGGGGGACTGCCCTGTCTGTGGGATGGACTTGATCGAGGAAGCAAAGCCACAGTTGTCTCAAGCTACAGCGTATACTTGTCCGATGCATCCAGAGGTAGTGAAGGGAGAACCAGGAGCCTGTCCAACCTGTGGCATGGATCTCGTCCCCAAAGAGGCAGATGTATCTGAGGAGGATCGAGCTTACCAAAAGCTGAAGAAAAAATTTAGGATTTCTTGCGCGTTTACGATTCCGATCTTTTTGATAGCCATGTCGGACATGATCCCTGACAACCCTGTGCTGGATGTGATATCTGCGCGCATGTGGGGATGGGTGCAGTTGGCTTTCTCTCTACCTGTAGTGTTTTATGCGACATGGATGTTTTTTGTGCGTGCCTACCGTTCGTTGGTCACTTGGCGGCTCAATATGTTCACCTTGGTAGGGGTTGGAGCGGGAGTGGCTTGGTTGTTTAGTGTGGTAGGACTTCTGTTTCCGGAGGTGTTTCCTATGCAATTCAAAACGGCCGAGGGTGTGGTGCACCTGTACTTTGAAGCAGCCACGGTCATTTTGACCTTGGTTCTGCTGGGACAACTTCTTGAGGCACGAGCGCACAGCAAGACCAATGCAGCAGTCAAGCAACTGCTCAACCTTGCTCCTCATCAGGCCATTCGGGTAGAAAATGGAAAAGAGACTATTATCTCCATCGATGCGATCAAAGTAGGAGACCACCTTCGAGTAAAGCCTGGAGATAAGGTACCTGTGGATGGCTACCTGATCGAGGGGAGTAGTACCTTGGACGAGTCCATGATCACGGGTGAACCAATCCCTGTTGACAAGGTGGTTGACGATCTTGTCAGTTCGGGTACGATCAATGGCAAAGGAGCTTTCGTGATGAAAGCAGAGAAGGTAGGGGCCGATACGTTGTTGTCTCAGATCATAGCGATGGTCAACAGTGCCAGCCGAAGCAAGGCTCCTATACAGCGGCTGGCCGATCGCATTTCTGGGTACTTCGTGCCTATTGTGATCGGAGCATCGGTACTGACTTTTTTGGTTTGGGCACTGATCGGACCAGAACCTCGTTTGGTCTACGCTTTTGTCAATGCCATAGCGGTATTGATCATCGCATGTCCCTGTGCGTTGGGTTTGGCTACTCCGATGTCTGTGATGGTAGGAGTAGGCAAGGGGGCCGAGCTTGGTGTGCTTATCAAAAATGCCGAAGCACTGGAACGAATGAATCAAGTCGATACACTGATCATCGACAAAACCGGAACCGTGACAGAAGGAAGACCATCAGTAGAGCAGGTTGTTGGGTCAACTAAATATTCGGAACAAGAGGTGCTCGCCTTCCTGTCATCAGTCAATCAATCCAGCGAGCACCCACTCGCCGAAGCGATCTTAGGCTATGCCAAGGAGCGTGGAGTTGCGTCTCAGCATGTTCATGGATTTGAGTCGATTACTGGGATGGGAGTCAAGGCTACCCTTGAGGGAAAAGTGGTCTTGATAGGGAATGAAAAAATGATGGGTACAGCAGCTGTCGATTGTCCGGACGCACTAATGGAGGCTGCTCAAAAACAACAGCGCAAGGGCAAGACTGTACCTCTTGTGGCAGTGGATGGATTGCTCGTAGGCTATGTCGTGATCACCGATGCTATCAAGAAAAACAGTAGACAAATCATTGCTGATTTGCAGGCGCTGAGTATGAATGTAATCATGATGACCGGGGACAATATTCATACAGCTGAGGCTGTTGCAAAGCAGCTTGAATTGGATGATTTTATCGCGGATTGTTTGCCCCAAGATAAACACGATAAAGTCCAAAAATTGCAGCGGCAGGGGAGGGTTGTAGCGATGGCTGGAGACGGTATCAATGATGCCCCGGCATTGGCTCGTGCAGATGTCGGGATTGCCATGGGGACGGGTACCGATGTAGCGATGCAAAGTGCAGGGATTACCTTGGTCAAAGGGGACTTGCAAGGGATCGTCCGAGCCAAGCAATTGAGTCAATATGTGTTGGCCAATATTCGGCAGAACCTCTTTTTTGCTTTGGGCTACAATATTCTTGGAGTACCGATTGCTGCGGGGGTATTGTTTCCCATTTTTGGAATCTTGCTGTCTCCCATGTTGGCTGCTGCTGCGATGAGTTTTAGCTCAGTTTCGGTGATTTCAAATGCTTTGAGACTACGTAGAAAGGCTATTAAGTAG
- a CDS encoding response regulator, translated as MKTVLIVDDSAYMRALIKIALTEAGYEVVGEAENGEKALSLARSLNPDMMTLDNILPDMFGIEILQQLIREKTNIRVIMISAVGQDRIVNKVKKMGAYGYIVKPFEPELLVKVVNEVSTQQAISA; from the coding sequence ATGAAAACTGTACTAATTGTCGATGATTCTGCATACATGAGAGCCCTGATCAAAATTGCTTTGACGGAGGCAGGATATGAAGTCGTCGGCGAAGCAGAAAACGGCGAAAAGGCCCTCTCATTGGCTAGATCGCTCAATCCGGACATGATGACACTCGACAACATCCTACCCGATATGTTTGGAATCGAAATTTTGCAACAACTCATTCGAGAAAAAACCAACATCAGGGTCATCATGATCAGTGCTGTAGGGCAAGATAGGATTGTCAACAAAGTGAAGAAAATGGGAGCCTATGGATACATCGTCAAGCCCTTTGAACCAGAGTTGCTTGTCAAAGTAGTCAATGAAGTAAGTACGCAGCAAGCCATCAGTGCGTGA
- a CDS encoding PAS domain-containing protein, with amino-acid sequence MDQPIKHSPDIKKNDIIPGFVFQFAEDDHGNRRFPMFSVSIMRIFGWTEKDLQVHVEEVLGRVHHDDRHDLEGAIRESKEAQSIWGHTFRFVCGKGKVKWLQGLASPERSGDTTLWRGVIYDVTDKVECEKRIQQQQVDLEEIAFLQAHEFRRPVANMLGVFDLIDLQLRQEEQSLEKVLALIDILKISVKEADAVIAKIVTKAAELRH; translated from the coding sequence ATGGATCAACCAATAAAGCACAGTCCCGATATCAAGAAGAATGACATCATTCCAGGCTTTGTATTTCAGTTTGCCGAAGACGATCATGGCAATAGACGTTTTCCTATGTTCTCAGTGAGCATCATGCGGATATTTGGATGGACTGAAAAGGACTTGCAGGTACATGTAGAAGAGGTGTTGGGTCGGGTGCATCATGATGATCGCCATGATTTGGAAGGCGCGATACGTGAGTCCAAAGAGGCACAGTCTATTTGGGGGCATACGTTTCGTTTCGTTTGTGGAAAGGGGAAAGTCAAGTGGCTGCAAGGTCTGGCTTCACCTGAGCGAAGTGGTGATACGACACTGTGGAGAGGGGTGATCTATGATGTCACCGATAAGGTGGAGTGCGAAAAGAGGATACAACAGCAACAGGTGGATTTGGAGGAAATTGCTTTTTTGCAGGCGCACGAGTTTCGAAGACCAGTGGCTAACATGCTGGGGGTGTTTGATTTGATCGATTTGCAGTTGCGCCAAGAGGAGCAGTCGTTGGAAAAAGTATTGGCTTTGATCGATATCCTTAAAATATCTGTCAAAGAAGCAGATGCTGTGATTGCCAAAATCGTCACCAAAGCTGCAGAATTAAGGCATTGA
- a CDS encoding response regulator, translating into MKKSILIVDDSDSIRELVAVTLRDAGYQVYRGMDGQDGLAQLHQIQEKVSLIITDLFMPRMDGIGLVKAVRQEEKYKYVPILMLTTESQIEKKLEAKKEGVTGWIEKPFDQDRLMKIVHKVIGK; encoded by the coding sequence ATGAAAAAATCAATTCTCATAGTAGATGATTCGGATAGCATCAGAGAACTTGTCGCAGTGACATTGCGTGATGCGGGCTATCAAGTGTACCGAGGCATGGATGGACAAGATGGTCTCGCACAGCTCCACCAGATTCAAGAAAAGGTGTCCCTTATCATCACGGACCTTTTCATGCCGCGTATGGATGGAATCGGGCTCGTCAAGGCTGTACGCCAAGAGGAAAAATACAAATATGTGCCTATACTGATGCTCACCACGGAGTCCCAGATCGAAAAAAAATTAGAAGCCAAGAAAGAGGGAGTGACAGGCTGGATAGAGAAACCGTTTGACCAAGACAGATTGATGAAAATAGTACATAAAGTGATCGGGAAATGA
- a CDS encoding response regulator transcription factor codes for MISVVLADDHSVVRKGIKLLLEESGTIEVVGEAESGEQALELIKEHQPQVLVTDISMPGMSGLDLITHTKKNHPNTHILVLSTHNDEEYILVSFESGALGYLPKNAKAEQLVAAVEKISFGELFYTPTVVDILGASLIKRRSPGKSLKSLLTKREKEILKELVEGSTNKEIAENLFLSTRTVDSHRRNIMKKLNVSNSAQLVKMTLEKNLI; via the coding sequence ATGATAAGTGTAGTATTGGCGGATGATCATAGTGTAGTGAGGAAGGGAATCAAACTACTACTCGAAGAAAGTGGAACCATAGAAGTGGTCGGAGAGGCAGAATCAGGCGAGCAAGCTTTGGAACTGATCAAGGAACACCAGCCACAAGTGCTCGTCACAGACATCTCCATGCCTGGTATGTCAGGTTTAGATCTCATCACGCATACCAAAAAAAACCACCCCAACACTCACATCCTCGTCCTCTCTACTCACAATGATGAAGAGTACATCTTGGTCTCCTTCGAATCTGGAGCCTTGGGTTACTTGCCCAAAAACGCCAAAGCGGAACAGCTTGTAGCAGCTGTAGAAAAAATCTCTTTCGGAGAACTGTTTTATACCCCCACTGTAGTCGACATACTCGGGGCATCACTCATCAAACGAAGAAGTCCAGGCAAAAGCCTCAAATCTCTGCTCACCAAACGCGAGAAAGAAATCCTAAAAGAACTCGTAGAAGGCTCGACCAACAAGGAGATTGCCGAAAACCTATTTCTAAGTACGCGGACTGTAGACTCACACCGCCGCAACATCATGAAAAAACTCAATGTATCCAACAGTGCACAACTCGTCAAAATGACCCTAGAAAAGAACCTGATTTAG